TTTCAAGTTTTGAATAATCATGGAAAAAAGCATCAATCAAAGCATCTTTAAAAAGAAAAAGTACTCTCGCATTTTGTGAAAGTACCTTTAATAAATAGATTCAAATGAGTCAATGCAAAGCTATAGTATCTAGAAACCACACATAAAAATGCACTTAGAATTTACACGATAATTGAACCATAAACGTTAGAATTATTTAAATAAATTCTTTTGATATAAGATAACTGCACATACAATACAGAGCAGTGAAGTTACAATCAGTGGCATCCACCAAAGGGATGCATAGGGCAAGTTCATGACGTTCATACCATAGAATCCAAAGACGATGTTTGGAATTGCCATAACGATGGTGAGTGATGTTAAGACTTTCATCACGATGTTCAGGTTATTGGAGATGATTGATGCGAAAGCATCCATGGTCCCTGATAAGATGTTTGCATAGATGTTTGACATCTCAATGGCTTGTTGGATCTCGATTAATACATCTTCCAGTAAATCTTCATCTTCTTCATATAATTTAAGGTAACGACCGCGCATTAATTTCGTGATGGTTCCTTCATTTGACTTTAGGGATGTTGAGAAATACACCAATGATTTCTCAAGTCCTAATAATTGAATCAATTCTTTATTACGCATTGATTGATGCAACTGTCTTTCCGTTTTCAGTGATAAACGGTCAATTTGACGTAGGTAAATTAAGTAACGCTTCGCAATCGATAAAAGTACTTTGAATATGAACTGTGTTTTAAGACTGGTTTGTATTCCTTTTAAGCGATTGTTTTTAATGTCATCAATGACATTGTTGTCTTCCAAACACACTGTAAGAACATACCCTTTTTGTGTGATAAATGCCATTGGCATTGTGGAATACTGTACTGTATGCTCTTGTGTATCATCTTCAGTCATCGTTGGATAATCCACAACAACCAGTACTTGATCATTCTCTTTTTCAATCCGTGATGTTTCTTCACTATCCAGTGCTGCACGGATAAAATCTGCTTCAAATTTCATGGTATCAACCAAAAACGCAAACTCAGATTCAGTTGGGTTTACACAGTTTACCCAGCTTCCTGCAACGGGTAATTCTGTCTTTTCAAGTCTCCCCTGGTTATTGCTATAAAACTCAATCATTCTGCCACCTTCTTCTACCTAGAATTATAGCATCTTTCTATATCAAGTGTTTAAAATTTCATATAGAACCTATTAAAAACCATATTTTTTAACCGAATTGTTTTTCTTTATGAATCAAGGTGTATATCGATAGATTGTGTTGGTGGTGGTGTTGTTTTTTCACTGTAGGCACTTCTATTCAGCCTGTTTTTGTGGATGGACTTGTATTTGGGCCTGATTACAAAAAGAAACAGATCATGATCTGCTTCTTTTTCCTATTTGGATTCAAGATTATGAATGCGATTAAAGATGGATTGCATGCGTTGATCAACATCGGTAATAATTTCCGCGCATTCAATGAGTTCTTGTGCAATATCATCATGACATTCAACGTGTGTTTTGTAGCGCAATTGATGTTCTAGGCTGGCCCAAAAGTCCATGGCGATGGATCTGAATTGAATTTCTACAGGGACTTTACGGGTTTCTTCTGCTAAAAACACGGGGACATTTACAATTGCATGATAACTGCGATATCCCGATTCTTTAGGATTTTTTATATAATCTTTTGCTTCTACCAGTTCAATATCATCTTGCTTGAGTAAAAGGGCAGCAATGGTATATACATCCTCCACATAATTACAAATGACGCGAA
This DNA window, taken from Erysipelothrix larvae, encodes the following:
- a CDS encoding magnesium transporter CorA family protein, with amino-acid sequence MIEFYSNNQGRLEKTELPVAGSWVNCVNPTESEFAFLVDTMKFEADFIRAALDSEETSRIEKENDQVLVVVDYPTMTEDDTQEHTVQYSTMPMAFITQKGYVLTVCLEDNNVIDDIKNNRLKGIQTSLKTQFIFKVLLSIAKRYLIYLRQIDRLSLKTERQLHQSMRNKELIQLLGLEKSLVYFSTSLKSNEGTITKLMRGRYLKLYEEDEDLLEDVLIEIQQAIEMSNIYANILSGTMDAFASIISNNLNIVMKVLTSLTIVMAIPNIVFGFYGMNVMNLPYASLWWMPLIVTSLLCIVCAVILYQKNLFK
- a CDS encoding GTP pyrophosphokinase; the encoded protein is MLSKKKYEISLEDDLVLLNEMNSENGHISNLFQNLISLSHLYDAALKEINTKLEILDEEFSVKYDHNPIHSIESRIKRPNSILNKLRKEGIEVSVEQATQHLTDIAGVRVICNYVEDVYTIAALLLKQDDIELVEAKDYIKNPKESGYRSYHAIVNVPVFLAEETRKVPVEIQFRSIAMDFWASLEHQLRYKTHVECHDDIAQELIECAEIITDVDQRMQSIFNRIHNLESK